From Gossypium raimondii isolate GPD5lz chromosome 11, ASM2569854v1, whole genome shotgun sequence:
ctaggtttttctttttacttttatttggtttgatGTTTTAGTTTAACAGAAAATTAGCTGTTTTTTCGAAGAATTTTAGTGAATTAAGAATGATGTGGACTGATCAAGTTTTAAGATTAAGATTATGGAGCTTGTATTGGCCGATGACCCgtttttttatttgcatgtgAATGGAATGTTGTTAAATGATATACCTAGATTTGTGCATGTTGAATGTGAAggttaatgaaataaatgaggGTTCcattttgttgaattataagTTTTTGGAGGCTAAACAGTGAGGGATTAAGGCTGGATTCTGTTGATTTTGCATTTTAGGATATATtgcattaaaatagttttttgaATAGTTAGTACTTGGCACTTGGCAGTAAATGTGTGTGTATAATGCGTACCGACAGGTCAATTTTGTTCTGTATGAAGAGTTTTTAAGACATTGGAATGTTTGTCTTTGTCGTCTTTCGGTCGGAAGACGTTACGTGGCGCCGAAACATTGATTTCTATATTTCTTGTTCTCTTTTGTAGCATTATGTAAACCTGGCAACTGGTCAAAAATTCTTTACCAAGGATGATCTTATTCGCTACACCAAAACCGAAACCAAAACGGAAAGCAAACAATATGACGACAGGTTGCTAACTTTAAAGCAAATTACAAAACCGTCAACGAACAGCCAAGTGAATGTATGTGTGGATAATTAATTAGTTGTACTTTTATACATTTGTATTCTTTTATTCAGTCATCATATAGATTGCTTTCCTTGTTGCGGATATATGTTAATCCATCAACTGGATTTAGATTCTATTCCAGAAGTATAGAGCTTAAAAGtagtatatataaaactaagaaCGAACTATTGTATCTTGTACAATCAATTATGGTAACATTTCAAACAAGTTCATAGTCTCCACCTGTTTCTTCACGGTGTAACCGATAGATTACTGTTAAATTATCCAAAATCCATTTTAGCATCCTGTAACAACTAATTTAaatcttttcctttctcctTAACAAACTCATGTTATGTGAAAGAAACATTTGCAGTCTTATCTTGGCATCCTGTGTTAAGTTAAAATGGCCCCTGCAAACGGTCACATAAATGTGAGTTTGCTGCCCTTTTCTTTTACTCTTTAATTATTTGATCATTGTATAGGCTGctgtaaaagaaaatgaatgtcCGGAATGGTTACCTAAGAATTGGTTCGTGGAGGTAAAAACCCATAAGAGTGGTGAATTCATTGGAAAGCGAGTCAAGGTATGaaatttgtttttccttttttgaataGGAATCATGGTGCTTTTTCTATCTTCTAGTACCATGTGgaatttgtaatattatattatcgTGCATTAGCTTTTGCATAACTACCCCATTGCTGGTTCGGCATTAATGGCTACTTTGTCAATGAGCATGCATGGCTTGTCCTACGTCCCCAATGATATCtgaattagatcatttatacAGACACATACACGAACTAGATTTCTAATTAAAAAGTTCTTTTATGACCATGCATTTACTAACATAAGGAACTTTAAGCTTGTTTTGTCTCTttgtaatatttcaattttatctttattgaGCTGCTTTCTTGTTGCAGATATATGTTGATCCATCAACTGGATTGAGATTCTATTCCAAGCCAGCGGTATTTCGATTTCTTAAACAAGCGGAGcagagaaatagaaaaactaacaAAAAGAAACAAGCCGCCTACTCTAGAAAGAAAGTTGGTTCTCGAAAATCCTTTTGCTATTATTTGCTTATACTAAAATACATAAAAGTTGTACTATATTTAGGATACCTTTTATGAgatatagtttatttttattttactgcTACCGAATGAGATATGCTGTCTTGGATTTTGTAAAACTTAGGTTGTGATTGAGAAATCAACAGTGGATGATTTACCCGCAGGATGGATTAAGGAAATCAAGATCCAAAGGAATGCAAATGGAGTCCGAAAAGATCCGGTATGAAGTTACTTTCTAATTCTTGCAGTTCCCCCTAGCCTAATCCTTCATACATGGACAAATCCAACTCATTCATTCATTCCTTGATTTTCATGCGTGCATACCACAAATATTTGCCACAAGTCTTGTGCTCATATTGCTTCAAACTACAGCATGGCAGTATAATGAACTAACTGCTGCATGTTGATGGAGTTATAAACCTATGGTTCCTTTAAACATGCCTAGTATTTGCAAATGTTGATCTGTACTAATTATGAATGCTACAGTATTACACTGATCCAGTTAGCGGATATGTTTTTCGCTCGAAAAAGGCTGTTCTTCACTATCTAGAAACTGGAGAGATTGCTAGAAGTGCTTTTTTGCCACCAAAGTCCAATgatgatcaaaatttaactgATGAAGATGGATCAGTAAGTTTGGACTTAGCTTCTGTGTTTTCTTGCTATGTTTATCATGGTCCACATGCttgatttatcaaataatttccATGATGCATACCGTGTCAAAACTAAAATACCCTTATCATTTATTGAATGGCATAGTGTAAGATCATGTTTTCTGGACAAGTCTATCTGCTGGATAGGGTAAGACACGTAGGCTAATATTAGAAACAGAATATATTTCAGAGacatatattacattttaatttagatgagtGAGTTTATCCTGCCTTCTGTGTATATTAGCAACTCCCGGAAGCTAAAAGGCAGAAAGTGAAGCTTCTTGCCACCAAGCGGCAGCTTGTAACAGGTAAAGGGTGGAAAATTTATAATCCCTTTTAATCCTGAACAACCAACTTGAGTATTTGAGTTGGGCAGATTGACTTATGTGAGAAACATATGTGAATTTTTGGCTGCAGATGGGGAGACATCTGACTTATCTGGTCTAGAAACCGAGATCTCCAAGGAAGGCCAAATTGACGAGGACTGTGCTGATACTGGGCTTGCTACAGAAAGGAATCCCAAGACTGCAGAAAAATCCAGTCAGAGCAGCTCGATAGCTCATAAAGCTTCCAATGGAGAGCAGGGTAAAATAGTCTCCGCTGATAACATGCTTGCTTCAACCGCTGCTGATGATGAAAAGGAGAAAAGCAATATAAGCTCTAGTAATTCTGGCAAGtcaaagaataagaaagagCTTGATTTGCCTCATGGGTCTTCAAATCGACTTGATCAGCTTGAACCTGAGCAGGTGGCTAGTGGCCTTGAACGTGTGAACCCTTGCCAAAAGGAAGCCAATGGTCCATGTGTTTTAGAGAAGGAATCACCTCTGCAGTTAAATGTTTGCTCCAATCCAGAGGTGGCAAAGCAACCCTCTGCTTATCCAAAAGTTAAACCGCGCCGTGGGTTAGCGAAGACCATAAAGCCCATTGAAGATGAAGATATTCTCAGAAAGCAACCACAAATGTTGGAGATTGATAAGACTAGTGACACTAAATCAGAAGTACAGCCTATGTTTTCTTCAGACCCGTGCCTAGAGTTTAGGGTGAATACTCCTAGAGGTGGGGTACCACATGAGGATGCTTCCGCTGAAGGCCTTGTTTCAACTGCAGCTTCCAGTGTCCTGCAAGAGAAGAATCTAGAGAAAACGAGGATGGAAAGCAAGAgaagaaatttagaaaataagaaCTCGAGCAAGGTCAAGAAGATGAAAGAGCTTGACTTGCCTCGTCGCATTTCAAAACGACTTGCTGGGCTTGAACATGAGCCGGTTGGCAATGGAGTGTCTGCTGAAGTAGCTATCCAGAATACAACCAGAAAGTCTGGAAAATCCGAAGCAAAACCACCATGTGTTTTGGCGGATAAAGCAACTCAGCAGCTAAATGTTGGCCTTGATGTCACGGTCTCGAATCAAGCTTCTCCAGCAGTTCTTGGTACAGTAATCAATAACATAAGTCCCCACCAAGATAGAACAATTCTTGCAGAGCAACCACAAATGTTGGGAACCCAGGACAGTGACAGCAAGTCAGACCTACACCCTTTCTTTTGTTCTGACCCGTGCCTGGAATTTGCAATCAAAACTCTTACAGGTGCAATACCATTAGAGGATGCTATCAACGAAGGACTTGTTTCAGCGCCTATTGCTAATATCCAGCCACGGAAGAATCTAGCTGAAACTACAACTGAAAACAGCTGCTGTAGAAAAACTCTTATTAACACAATTAGATCTAAGAAGAAGGATGCCGGTTCGCAACAGCGGTCTTCAAAACGACTTGCTGGACATGCACCTGAGCTGATGGCAAATTCTTTGTCCAATGAACAATTCCTCAACTTGGCAGCTCAAAAGTCTTACGATAGCAAAGCTAGAAATGTGAATTTGCCTTCAGCGAATCTGACGGAGAAATCATCTCAACAACTCGAGTTTGGACCAAGAGTGGCCCTTGAACATCAAGGCTTTACATACCGAACCAATTCATCTCACAACGAGTCATTAAACAAGAGCAAAGAGCCTCATCAAAACCAAACCATTCCTACAGGACTGAACAATGAGAATCCGGGGGGCCTGCCATCTGCAATTCCATTCGGTAGCCTGTGCTCTGATCCATACTTCAAGTTCCCATTCAATACTCTTACAGGTTCTAGTGCTGCAGAGGACAGTTTTACTTTTCAGAGAAACTTTGCACTGCCAGATTACGGCTTCCCCAACAATTTCCTAAGTGATATCCCGTCGCAAGTATTTCCCGTGGAACAACCTGTTctgcaacaacaacaacagttCCCTTCTAATCCTCCATTCCTTCCCCCCGGAAACGTAAGCTTACCCAACAGCGATACAATCAATGCTCAACAATCTTACAGGACCGGCAAAACGAATTACCAGGCAAGGTAAAATCCTATACATAGCTTTACTAAAGGAAGCAAGACAAGTTCAGGTTAGATACTTCTTTTTGAAACTGGCatctttttgggtttttttgaCTCGGTGGTGTTGTAGCTTTTTGTATTCTGGCATGCTTTCcttagaagaaaacaaaatataggGTAAATGGCTTAGTGTAAAAGTACATCGGCTGTTAATCTAAAGACATTACACCTTGAACTCTTAATCTTATGTTAAAGATACTGTAGGTCTTGCTTTAAAATCCAAGGTGTTGTTAGCTTCTTGGTTTTCCCTTGCATCAGTTTTGGGTGTTCATTAGATTTTAAAGGACAGTAATCTGCCTGATAAGCGTCTCTTGATTGTTGAAtgatttgaaattgaaaataagattttaattgtCGTTGAAGTTTATAAAATTCAGGGTAAAGTACATGAATAGTCATCCATATATTcagttctttttattttagtcactcaactattaattgtttttcattttagttactcaactattaaatattaatatttaacttttcaaaagttgagtgactaaaacaaAAGATATTAATAGTTGGGTTGAGTGATTAAAATAGAACgaattgaatagttgagtgactttTCTTTGTACtttatctaaaaatttaaattttaaaattctagtcTAATCATTACCATGGTTAACTTTAACGTGTTTATATTTATTGACGACAGATTATATGAGGGAAAGTTAATCAACATgtaaaattgacaaattttcacaaaaatattaacaattattgggacttctatttaaaatagtttgaaGGCTTAATTTCTAACCAAATCTCGAATTgtcaaagtacagggactaacaGTACGTTTTTTAACCCATGTGTTTTTTTTTCGTGTTCAAAATTTACGGGCTTACTTAAAAACCAGCCAAACCATATCCCTTGCTCAAATCCAAGAACCAACATGTTACTAAATCTCCAGAGTACAAATTAGGCAAACATTTCAATCAGTAATAATTTCCCAGTGTCACAGTTAACTGCAGTAAAAAGACAACATGGTAATAACATCCAACCAAACATGGTCCGAAAATCAAACATAATAGTTATTTCTTGAAACGGGAATTAAGGTTGAAAACTATAAGTGGCCTGCCTAATCAGTGTATGAAGACTGCTTCCACCCTCCAAAAGATTCTTCAACTTCAAAATCCCTGCTTTCACGTTCCTGTTTTGAACCAATTCAAGTTCTTGCATTTTAGTTAGCTGGAAATAATCAATCCAAAAACCACttcaaatttgtgaaaaaaaaattacctcGGGGGTGAAAGTGAGACCAAGTTTAATCTCCCCACGATATTCTCCATCCTTGACAACAGTATATGCAGTAAGGGGAATGTTTCTTTCGATAAATACAGGCTCCAGTGGTATACTGAAAAGCATCAAAAAAGCTCTTCTTCAGAAgccattttattatatatatattggaattTGTCtacattaataatatttattttattttccttttttcttattGTATTCGTGTCTAACACTTGTATATCCAAAGTAATTTTGGATGAGTATAACATATGAcccttcaaatacatgaaaaaaataaaaaaaaataaaaaacagagaAACCCGAGTCCAGTTTATATCTATCCATATACGACACTCACGCTACTTCTCCCACGAAATCATCCTGAGAACCAGTATCACTGTCCATTATTTTCAGTGCGAGTTCCGAAGCACCTTCGGAGATGTTGAATATGAAATCCTCGTTCCATTCTGGTTCTGATCCTTTTCCTGAGAAAATTTATTGTTTCAAAAACTCTATCAAATGTAAGCAAAGTTTGAATCGTGATAGTTGATCCATCGATCAACAAGATGAATAAATTTGTTGAGAATTTAGATTGATCTATAAAGCTCCCAAACCTGATGCAACACTGCTTTTCTGCTCCTGGGTTCGGCAAGTAAGAAGCACGTAAGGATCCATGTTACCTGCTCgtttccaaaatttaatttctcaGAAACATTACACCATATTCTTTCGAGTATTCGTTTCCAATACTTACGGAGATACAAtgtttcaatatataaatatatataattcgaAAATAGCACGCTAGTGTCAACACGATATGCAACTATATGGCGGAAAAACGAAAACtaaactaatataaattatCACTTCCAAGTAATAAATCTACAAGCAATTCTTTCCGCTGTTCATCAATGCAGTTCAGATCAGATCCATCGTATGATCAAAAATTTAGTTTAGATTGGCTAAACGTTCTTGATCTGATCAAAAATTGTCATGAGATCATAACAGAAACATCTAAAAGTAATCGAATGTACTCAGATCTTCACAGATATGTTCGAAATTaagattaaacaaaaaaaaatgacaatCAGATTTCAAATTAacgagaaaaaagaaaagaaaagcggAACTCACAGAGAAAATCTGTGTTCTCGAGACCTTTGGCACTAACAAGGACAACTTGAAGCTTTCCCTGAGGCATGATATTTTGGAGAGTAGAAAccgagaaaaagaaagaaagaaaactgtGTCAAAAAAATTCAGATCCCAGAGACCAATATATATAAAGGAGAATGATTTTGCTTTCTATCTCATTGGATTCTCTTTCTAAATAAAGCTTTTTACAAAGATACTGTAAAAGGAATTATCGACATCTGCGGACACGTTTTCCATGAGTAGGTTTGAAGATTGGTTCATAAAATTAGagagtttggataaaaatgtaagttcgaaatatgagtttggacaaaaaaaatagattcCATTTTTTATCCGAGCCCGGCCCGGAGACATAtctttgtaatattttttgggaaatatttatttcaattttttaaatatattttcaatttgttaaaaaatatttattttaatatttgtagtATATTTGATatactataattttaaatttttttatataataatatatatcttttaaatttaatacagGCCGAATCTGAGTTTAGCATCTATAATCTTAGTAAGGCTTGGGTAAAAATTTAACCTCATTTTCAGATTGGGCCGAGcctgagcctaaaattttgctaagGCTCGGCCCATGGACAACTCTATAAACTAGTCAATTCAACTACGCAACCACCATGCGTGAAAATAAggagggtaaactacacccatagTCACTAAACTAGTAATAATTTTATGCTTTGGTCACTAAACTTcataaagttacaaaataatcacttaactatttaaaagttctcatttaagtcattgaactcTTCAAAAGTCTTTATTTACGACATTgggttgttaatttttttttttgaaagtccAACTAGCAAGCTCTAAGCAACAACTCGATGATCGGTATGGTAGATCAATACCTATTGACGAGTAAAATAACATATCTAACGATCAATGTCGAAGATCGAAGAAAAAAGtagtttggattttggttcgtaAATTCTTGATGTTCtaagttatttcatgaaaaatagTTGAACTGTAGAAGATAAGGTGAATGAGAGTTTTCGATTAGTGTCAGTAGTGCGAACAGAAAATGTCATGTAACAACAACTTTAACAACTCAATGACTCAAATGAACacatttgaatagtttagtgactactttgtaacttttttaagttgagtgaccaaaacataaacttactaatagtttagtgactttgGGCGTAGTTAACCCTTGTTTTAAACTACAAAATCGATCATTTTTATTCGAATAAGTTTTCATTTATGTCAACCAACTTTAAAGGATTACTATATGACTACTATCATcgatatattatgttatagtcGCCTAGTTATTAACTTGGGTCAAAATTGTACGACTAATTCTAGTATTTTTTTCGGTTAAGTTTTGCTTTAGTTCTTATATTTTGTgaaagttatggatttagttATTGTACTTCAAAATTGATCGATTTTAGTTATTGtacttttgaaaattgaaatattagtCTTGTCTCAAACAATAGTAGTTaaatatgtttgtttaaattcaattcttggtcatatattatgcatacaattatatatttaatacatatgctccaattggatcattctaagttattatactttttgaattttgaaattctaaTTTTGATGCAAATTATAGTCGTTAATTCATtagctaaaattttaatgagtAATACGTGGAATAAGAAGTTGACATGGTATTACGCATATAATAACATGTTTGCTAcgtaatatttatgaaatactttaacttaattaatttaataattatcgtTTTGTAATTActgaaaatttgaagtttaaaagTATAGgactaaaataatcaaattaaaatataggaaCTAAAATTCATAACTTTTGCAAAGTTCAGGGacaattggaaaattttaaccattttttacttttttaccaaatttaatatatgtactttcttttcttttagatttccttttccatttctatttatttattttctttttcctcttctttcccCCTTTCTTCAATGGGCTATTATTTTGTATCCCCACTGAAGACCCGTTTTTCTTTCGGCCGAAAAAGAAAGACCCTTTTTTAGAACGAGGAGATTTCTTTGTAAACCAGGTATAATAATCtctggttaaaatatgtcatcaGTCCTATAATCTTCCCAAATTTAGAagttagtccctatacttttattttcaataattattctctttactttcaaatttcaaaatttcaagttcAGTTGTTAACAAAGTTATAGCTAAATTTATTGGTGTAAcgttttgataaaaataacTCACTTGATagccatgtaactaaaaataatgttgtaatgaacttaaattttgaaaattgaaagtaGAGGAATTGAATACCTAAAAACAAAAGTAGAATTTATGAAGACTAAAAGGAGTTTTGGCATACTTTAAACCATAGTTTATCGGTCATCCTTTAAACAATCTTATGATCCTCACTGTATAACATTGACCCTACCTTGTATCCCTGGAAATAGGggtgaaactaaaatttttaataagggGGTCGggatatttatataaaatatatatattcaaaattaggCCCGGACCTAATAATCTTGATCACCAAAATTTAGGATAaacaaaataagttaaatgctCATTTTGtattagatatttaaatttatttttacctaattaatatttagatattatttatacttagaTGTTGcaattattaaactttatttttactaaattaatatttggatattactttgtattaatttaacaaattaaactaaaaataatattaaatggtcatttaaaattataaattctataaaaaatcGGAAAACCTTGGGGTTAAACacaaatttattctttttttagaCACTACactataatatcaaaataaaaaaattaaaattcaaaagggcttaaaagaaaatttaggtgCTGGCCCCCTGCCAGCGCCTCCTAAATTCGTCTCTGGCTCTCTGCCCGTAAAAGATTAAAGTGTAGTAAAAgcaaaggaagaaagaaaataaaatagtacGCATCCACAGGATTTAAGCATCCAACCATGTTCTCATGTTTAATCAACGCCATGTATGGAACAAACAGTAAATATATGGGATTTGGTCTGGGGTAGCTATGCAGCGCTTTATCTGAGTCATTTGGCCGGCCGAAGTAATTCTAGCACCCAATTGCCaaagtatttaattttcaatattaaattataaatatatttttaaatttttttcttccaccaatcatataatttaatatttctacttgtcacattttgacttttaataaaattttgaccttatttttaaaaatttattatgaaaaattttctaagtgcgctccaaaaaaatgtataacacaatttagttaaaatttctGATTAAAGCTTTGGTAAATGTTAAaactttgatatatttttatataatttaaaattttggtatactttttcttttcaagcgTACAGCAAAACCTTTCATTAGTCTCCTTTAAAATCTGGGTTTCTTTTATGGTAACAATCTATgcattaaaattaagtattttcatAACCCAAAAATGGGGTTGTCATTAAATAGTAGCATATTGCAGTCAATAAAGGGCCGAGGGagaacactttttttttttgcttgttcATAAAAAGTATGTGCATTCATACATAAATGCAGGTATCCTACACCAACATTCATATATATCATTGATCATAGCATTGAGGAAGAAGCATTTCTTAACATTATGCACTCTGAAACAACACCTCTTAACAATTGTTCAAGAGGGTTTCAGTTTCACCTACAAAactatacaaaatataattcagAAAGAACAAGACTTGAAACAAGAGTTAACCCCTACATGTTCCTGTCAAATGATTTAAAGGAAAGAGAGAATACAAGCAAACGAATTCTATGACTCAGTGCTCGAGATAGATGCTCTGgaaaacattaaatatacaaaaaaaaaaaaaaaacccatgaAGGCTAGAGCTAAAACAAGCATGTCACGAGTCACCGGAACTATGATTACAAACATCTACAACTATCACCGTGAGAACACGGATATGGCCATGACTAAAATTATTTCGATTCGTCTAAACTTCCTCATGAGTACTACtctttaaaatgttatatttgcATAGAGGACAGGTAGCATTGATATGCAGCCACTTATCTACACATGCACAGTGAAAATGGTGACCACAAGGAAGTTCCCTTAGTTCAACTCCATCATCATAGCTCGAAAGGCAGATGCAACATTCCTACAAATTAACCCAATAATAAAAGATCAGTTGGGTACCGGACTTAAATTTCCTTCAGCTCAACAATGACAAAAGGAATTACCCAAGAAAGAAAGCATAAAGAACTAAAATGGAGATCAACTTACTGCATCATCCTCGGATAGCGCACGTTCCATGGGGGAATCAGTGCCACATTCAGTCATTACTCCCCCAATGGATCCTTGGACATCACCGGCAACTTTATCATCATTGCCAATTTTtcgaaatttatattttggcaACTGATCAATGTCTTCTTTGGATGCTCCTTCCTGATGCAAGAGGCCATTTGAAGTCGGTAAAAAGGAGAGTATACCAAAAAAGGAAGATAAAAGTAAAACTATCTTATTGCTGAGAGCCATAATAGCAGGAATCgtaaatatttacttaaatgCACTTAGTTAAATCTCGCCACTCGAATGCAGCATA
This genomic window contains:
- the LOC105801910 gene encoding methyl-CpG-binding domain-containing protein 13 isoform X1 encodes the protein MTEETSPDWLPAGWTQEFRFQKTGRRITHYVNLATGQKFFTKDDLIRYTKTETKTESKQYDDRLLTLKQITKPSTNSQVNAAVKENECPEWLPKNWFVEVKTHKSGEFIGKRVKIYVDPSTGLRFYSKPAVFRFLKQAEQRNRKTNKKKQAAYSRKKVVIEKSTVDDLPAGWIKEIKIQRNANGVRKDPYYTDPVSGYVFRSKKAVLHYLETGEIARSAFLPPKSNDDQNLTDEDGSQLPEAKRQKVKLLATKRQLVTDGETSDLSGLETEISKEGQIDEDCADTGLATERNPKTAEKSSQSSSIAHKASNGEQGKIVSADNMLASTAADDEKEKSNISSSNSGKSKNKKELDLPHGSSNRLDQLEPEQVASGLERVNPCQKEANGPCVLEKESPLQLNVCSNPEVAKQPSAYPKVKPRRGLAKTIKPIEDEDILRKQPQMLEIDKTSDTKSEVQPMFSSDPCLEFRVNTPRGGVPHEDASAEGLVSTAASSVLQEKNLEKTRMESKRRNLENKNSSKVKKMKELDLPRRISKRLAGLEHEPVGNGVSAEVAIQNTTRKSGKSEAKPPCVLADKATQQLNVGLDVTVSNQASPAVLGTVINNISPHQDRTILAEQPQMLGTQDSDSKSDLHPFFCSDPCLEFAIKTLTGAIPLEDAINEGLVSAPIANIQPRKNLAETTTENSCCRKTLINTIRSKKKDAGSQQRSSKRLAGHAPELMANSLSNEQFLNLAAQKSYDSKARNVNLPSANLTEKSSQQLEFGPRVALEHQGFTYRTNSSHNESLNKSKEPHQNQTIPTGLNNENPGGLPSAIPFGSLCSDPYFKFPFNTLTGSSAAEDSFTFQRNFALPDYGFPNNFLSDIPSQVFPVEQPVLQQQQQFPSNPPFLPPGNVSLPNSDTINAQQSYRTGKTNYQAR
- the LOC105801910 gene encoding uncharacterized protein LOC105801910 isoform X2, with translation MTEETSPDWLPAGWTQEFRFQKTGRRITHYVNLATGQKFFTKDDLIRYTKTETKTESKQYDDRLLTLKQITKPSTNSQVNAAVKENECPEWLPKNWFVEVKTHKSGEFIGKRVKIYVDPSTGLRFYSKPAVFRFLKQAEQRNRKTNKKKQAAYSRKKVVIEKSTVDDLPAGWIKEIKIQRNANGVRKDPQLPEAKRQKVKLLATKRQLVTDGETSDLSGLETEISKEGQIDEDCADTGLATERNPKTAEKSSQSSSIAHKASNGEQGKIVSADNMLASTAADDEKEKSNISSSNSGKSKNKKELDLPHGSSNRLDQLEPEQVASGLERVNPCQKEANGPCVLEKESPLQLNVCSNPEVAKQPSAYPKVKPRRGLAKTIKPIEDEDILRKQPQMLEIDKTSDTKSEVQPMFSSDPCLEFRVNTPRGGVPHEDASAEGLVSTAASSVLQEKNLEKTRMESKRRNLENKNSSKVKKMKELDLPRRISKRLAGLEHEPVGNGVSAEVAIQNTTRKSGKSEAKPPCVLADKATQQLNVGLDVTVSNQASPAVLGTVINNISPHQDRTILAEQPQMLGTQDSDSKSDLHPFFCSDPCLEFAIKTLTGAIPLEDAINEGLVSAPIANIQPRKNLAETTTENSCCRKTLINTIRSKKKDAGSQQRSSKRLAGHAPELMANSLSNEQFLNLAAQKSYDSKARNVNLPSANLTEKSSQQLEFGPRVALEHQGFTYRTNSSHNESLNKSKEPHQNQTIPTGLNNENPGGLPSAIPFGSLCSDPYFKFPFNTLTGSSAAEDSFTFQRNFALPDYGFPNNFLSDIPSQVFPVEQPVLQQQQQFPSNPPFLPPGNVSLPNSDTINAQQSYRTGKTNYQAR
- the LOC105801909 gene encoding elicitor-responsive protein 3 produces the protein MPQGKLQVVLVSAKGLENTDFLCNMDPYVLLTCRTQEQKSSVASGKGSEPEWNEDFIFNISEGASELALKIMDSDTGSQDDFVGEVAIPLEPVFIERNIPLTAYTVVKDGEYRGEIKLGLTFTPEERESRDFEVEESFGGWKQSSYTD